One Vibrio penaeicida DNA segment encodes these proteins:
- the moaC gene encoding cyclic pyranopterin monophosphate synthase MoaC, with the protein MNQFTHINASGEANMVDVSSKNDTVREARAEAFVHMSPETLQLIVSGSHHKGDVFATARIAGIQAAKKTWDLIPLCHPLLLSKVEVQLEAIESENKVRIESVCKLAGKTGVEMEALTAASIAALTIYDMCKAVQKDMVISQVRLLEKTGGKSGHFKVE; encoded by the coding sequence ATGAATCAATTTACCCATATTAATGCTTCTGGCGAGGCAAACATGGTTGATGTGTCTTCAAAAAATGACACAGTTAGAGAAGCCCGCGCAGAAGCCTTCGTCCACATGTCGCCAGAAACACTTCAATTGATTGTTTCTGGCTCACACCATAAAGGTGATGTGTTTGCTACAGCACGTATTGCTGGTATTCAAGCAGCAAAGAAAACATGGGATCTGATTCCACTTTGTCACCCATTGCTTTTGTCTAAAGTTGAAGTTCAGCTCGAAGCAATTGAATCAGAAAATAAAGTTAGGATTGAATCTGTTTGTAAACTAGCAGGAAAAACTGGCGTAGAAATGGAAGCGTTAACAGCGGCTTCCATTGCAGCTTTAACCATCTACGATATGTGTAAAGCGGTTCAAAAAGACATGGTTATCAGCCAAGTCAGGTTACTTGAAAAAACGGGTGGCAAGTCTGGTCATTTTAAGGTGGAATAA
- the oppC gene encoding oligopeptide ABC transporter permease OppC, with product MLTKKENRDAVEKFAENLEIEGRSLWQDARIRFLRNKAAMVSLAILFVMTLAVIFLPMIAPYAYDDTDWYAMHVGPNAEHWFGTDSLGRDLYVRTLIGGRISLMVGVMGAIVAVLIGTIYGAASGFIGGKTDRIMMRILEILYAVPFMFLVIVLVTFFGRNIFLIFVAIGAIAWLDMARIVRGQTLSLRNKEFIEAAHVCGVSNWKIITRHIVPNVLGIVAVYSTLLIPSMILTESFLSFLGLGTQEPMTSWGALLQEGSQTMEIAIWQLGFPAAFMVVTLFCFNYVGDGLRDALDPKDR from the coding sequence ATGTTGACGAAAAAAGAAAACCGCGACGCGGTAGAAAAGTTTGCAGAAAATTTAGAAATTGAAGGTCGCAGCCTTTGGCAAGATGCGCGAATCCGTTTTTTACGGAATAAAGCGGCGATGGTGAGTTTAGCCATTTTGTTTGTTATGACTTTAGCTGTAATCTTCTTGCCAATGATTGCGCCGTACGCCTACGACGATACCGATTGGTATGCGATGCACGTTGGTCCAAATGCGGAACACTGGTTTGGTACTGACAGCTTAGGACGCGATCTGTATGTTCGAACTCTTATTGGTGGTCGTATCTCACTGATGGTGGGTGTAATGGGAGCGATTGTAGCCGTTCTTATTGGTACCATTTATGGGGCAGCATCAGGTTTCATCGGTGGTAAAACTGACCGTATCATGATGCGTATCCTAGAAATTCTGTATGCAGTACCATTCATGTTCTTGGTTATCGTTCTAGTGACCTTTTTCGGACGTAATATCTTTCTGATTTTCGTAGCTATTGGTGCAATTGCTTGGTTAGATATGGCACGTATAGTACGCGGTCAAACTTTAAGTTTGCGCAACAAAGAGTTTATCGAAGCGGCACATGTTTGTGGTGTGAGTAACTGGAAGATCATTACTCGCCATATTGTTCCAAACGTATTAGGTATTGTTGCCGTTTATTCAACTTTATTGATTCCTAGTATGATTTTGACGGAGTCATTCCTCTCATTCCTAGGTTTAGGTACTCAAGAACCAATGACGAGTTGGGGCGCATTGCTTCAGGAAGGTTCACAAACGATGGAGATTGCTATTTGGCAGCTTGGTTTTCCAGCCGCATTTATGGTTGTGACCCTATTCTGCTTCAACTATGTCGGTGACGGCCTGCGTGACGCACTGGATCCAAAAGATAGATAA
- the oppD gene encoding ABC transporter ATP-binding protein: MSLLDVKDLRVEFTTQDGIVTAVNDLNFTLSQGETLGIVGESGSGKSQTVFAIMGLLAKNGIISGSAKFEGREILNLPESELNRVRAEQIAMIFQDPMTSLNPYMKVSDQLMEVLMLHKGMGKAEAFEESVRMLEAVKIPEARKRITMYPHEFSGGMRQRVMIAMALLCRPKLLIADEPTTALDVTVQAQIMDLLNELKSEFNTAIIMITHDLGVVAGSCDKVLVMYAGRTMEYGSVNEIFYNPSHPYAEGLLKAIPRLDTEGEILPTIPGNPPNLLRLPPGCPYQERCHRVTDKCMTDAPELVNFGDGRQRACFSDWEAWKR, from the coding sequence ATGAGCTTGTTAGATGTTAAAGATCTGCGAGTCGAATTTACCACGCAAGATGGTATCGTCACCGCAGTCAATGATCTTAATTTTACTCTGAGCCAAGGGGAAACCCTTGGTATCGTAGGCGAGTCTGGCTCGGGTAAATCCCAAACTGTATTCGCCATCATGGGGCTTCTTGCTAAAAACGGCATTATTTCTGGTAGTGCAAAATTTGAAGGTCGCGAAATTCTGAATTTGCCTGAAAGCGAACTTAATCGCGTTCGAGCAGAACAGATAGCGATGATCTTTCAAGACCCTATGACATCACTCAATCCATATATGAAAGTCAGCGATCAGTTGATGGAAGTGTTGATGCTGCACAAGGGCATGGGTAAAGCGGAAGCATTCGAAGAGTCTGTTCGTATGTTAGAAGCCGTTAAAATCCCTGAAGCTCGTAAGCGTATCACCATGTACCCACATGAGTTTTCGGGCGGTATGCGACAGCGCGTTATGATCGCAATGGCGCTATTGTGTCGTCCGAAACTATTGATTGCAGATGAACCTACGACAGCATTAGATGTAACGGTTCAGGCTCAAATCATGGACCTATTGAATGAGCTTAAGAGCGAGTTCAACACCGCGATCATTATGATTACTCATGATTTGGGCGTAGTAGCGGGTTCGTGCGACAAAGTTCTTGTCATGTATGCGGGTCGTACTATGGAGTACGGTTCAGTAAATGAAATCTTTTACAATCCTAGTCATCCTTATGCTGAAGGCTTGTTAAAAGCCATTCCGCGTTTGGATACCGAAGGCGAAATTTTGCCAACGATTCCAGGAAACCCACCTAACTTGCTTCGCTTGCCTCCAGGCTGCCCATACCAAGAGCGCTGTCATCGCGTGACAGATAAGTGTATGACTGATGCACCTGAGCTGGTTAACTTTGGCGACGGACGTCAAAGAGCATGTTTTTCTGATTGGGAGGCTTGGAAGCGATGA
- the oppB gene encoding oligopeptide ABC transporter permease OppB — MFKFILKRAVEAIPTLLVLITVSFFLMRFAPGNPFSTERGIPPEVMENINAKYGLDKPVHEQYFTYLGNILTGDFGPSFKFKDLTVNELVEQALPVSAKVGAVAFIFTVIMGVSVGTVAALKQNTWIDYSIMSTAMLGVVLPSFVLAPALIYIFAIHLDIFPAGGWNGGAWKYMVLPVIAMSLLYVATFARITRGSMIETLNSNFIRTARAKGLSYRYIIIKHALKPALLPVVSYMGPAFVGIITGSVVVETIFGLPGIGKLFVNAAFNRDYSLVLGITILIGLLFIVFNAIVDILLAAIDPKIRY; from the coding sequence ATGTTTAAGTTCATTTTAAAACGAGCAGTAGAAGCGATTCCAACGCTATTGGTGCTTATCACAGTTTCGTTTTTCCTCATGCGATTTGCTCCCGGCAACCCATTTTCCACAGAACGTGGTATTCCGCCGGAAGTGATGGAAAACATCAATGCTAAATATGGATTAGATAAACCTGTTCATGAACAGTATTTTACGTACTTGGGTAATATACTGACTGGCGATTTTGGTCCGTCATTCAAATTTAAAGATTTAACTGTAAATGAACTAGTGGAACAAGCTTTACCTGTTTCCGCAAAAGTGGGAGCAGTAGCCTTTATTTTTACAGTCATCATGGGGGTATCTGTTGGCACTGTAGCTGCGCTCAAACAGAATACATGGATTGACTACTCGATAATGTCAACCGCCATGCTTGGGGTGGTTTTACCCTCGTTTGTTCTAGCTCCTGCGTTGATTTATATCTTTGCAATACATCTCGACATCTTTCCTGCTGGTGGATGGAATGGTGGAGCATGGAAGTATATGGTGCTACCTGTTATAGCAATGTCATTACTCTATGTCGCAACGTTTGCCCGCATTACACGCGGTTCAATGATTGAAACATTGAACAGTAACTTTATCCGAACAGCTCGAGCAAAGGGATTAAGCTATCGTTACATCATCATTAAGCATGCATTAAAGCCAGCATTGTTGCCTGTAGTGTCTTATATGGGCCCTGCATTCGTAGGGATAATTACAGGGTCGGTTGTTGTAGAAACTATCTTTGGTCTCCCTGGAATTGGTAAGTTGTTCGTAAACGCCGCTTTTAACCGTGACTACTCGCTGGTGTTAGGTATCACTATTTTGATTGGTCTGCTGTTTATTGTATTTAATGCCATCGTTGATATTTTGCTGGCTGCCATTGACCCGAAAATTCGTTACTAA
- the moaD gene encoding molybdopterin synthase sulfur carrier subunit: MIKVLFFAQTRELIGVDELELDATFETAEELRSHLEKKGDKWALALESGKLLVAINQTLCSLDSPLKHGDEVAFFPPVTGG; encoded by the coding sequence ATGATAAAAGTTCTATTTTTTGCTCAAACTCGTGAGTTAATTGGCGTAGATGAACTCGAACTTGACGCGACGTTTGAAACGGCTGAAGAACTGCGATCTCACCTTGAGAAAAAAGGTGATAAGTGGGCATTGGCACTGGAATCCGGTAAGTTGCTCGTCGCTATTAATCAGACACTTTGTTCATTAGATTCACCTCTGAAACATGGTGATGAGGTCGCATTCTTTCCGCCTGTTACAGGAGGGTAA
- the oppF gene encoding murein tripeptide/oligopeptide ABC transporter ATP binding protein OppF: MSDEKKLLLDVKDLKVHFSIAPKSAWPWTKPTPLKAVDGVNIRLYEGETLGVVGESGCGKSTFARAVIGLVEATEGEVVWLGQDLTKMQNVQRRNTRKEIQMIFQDPLASLNPRMTIGDIIAEPLETFYPELSANEVKERVREMMTKVGLLPNVINRYPHEFSGGQCQRIGIARALILRPRMIICDEPVSALDVSIQAQVVNLLKELQKELGLSLVFIAHDLSVVKHISDRVLVMYLGNAVELGESKALFAEPKHPYTRALMSAVPIPDPELEREKKIDMLEGDLPSPMNPPSGCVFRTRCPEATEACSQKKPEITGDDVHAVSCFMVN; the protein is encoded by the coding sequence ATGAGTGATGAAAAAAAGCTATTGCTTGATGTTAAAGATTTAAAAGTACACTTTAGCATAGCCCCTAAATCTGCGTGGCCTTGGACAAAACCGACGCCTCTGAAAGCCGTTGATGGCGTTAACATTCGCCTTTATGAAGGTGAAACGCTCGGTGTGGTTGGGGAATCTGGTTGTGGTAAATCCACCTTTGCTCGTGCCGTGATAGGCTTAGTCGAAGCGACCGAGGGTGAGGTGGTATGGTTAGGGCAAGACTTAACCAAAATGCAAAACGTTCAGCGACGTAATACGCGTAAAGAAATCCAAATGATATTCCAAGATCCTTTGGCTTCATTGAACCCGCGTATGACAATCGGAGACATCATTGCAGAGCCACTGGAAACATTTTATCCAGAGCTATCAGCGAATGAAGTCAAAGAACGTGTTCGCGAAATGATGACGAAAGTGGGTCTGCTACCGAACGTAATCAACCGCTACCCGCATGAATTTTCCGGCGGTCAATGTCAGCGAATTGGTATTGCTCGTGCTCTAATTCTTCGCCCTAGAATGATCATTTGTGATGAGCCTGTATCAGCACTCGATGTTTCCATTCAGGCACAGGTTGTTAACTTGTTGAAAGAACTTCAGAAAGAGCTTGGATTAAGTTTGGTTTTTATTGCTCACGACCTTTCTGTTGTTAAGCACATTTCCGACCGTGTGTTGGTTATGTACTTGGGTAATGCCGTTGAGCTTGGTGAATCTAAAGCGTTGTTTGCAGAACCAAAGCATCCATATACGCGTGCACTGATGTCTGCGGTACCTATCCCTGATCCAGAGCTCGAACGAGAGAAGAAGATAGATATGCTTGAGGGCGATCTTCCTTCTCCAATGAACCCACCTTCAGGTTGTGTATTCCGTACTCGTTGCCCTGAAGCGACTGAAGCATGTTCGCAGAAAAAGCCTGAAATTACGGGAGACGACGTACATGCCGTTTCTTGTTTCATGGTTAACTAA
- a CDS encoding helix-turn-helix domain-containing protein — MSKYNRALKCSIAKQYLQGESSSQELSRLHSIPSRQIRYWAQVFDIHGSQAFMPHSFAKNAQTKLQALTHMWTNGWSISHTSAVLNFSSPGTIAVWLKQYERDGFQGLERSRGRPVMSRHPFIQNKSDDEKTLEELKEELAYLRAENAVLKKLEELEQEKHRRTKKKRK; from the coding sequence ATGTCCAAATACAACCGAGCATTGAAATGCTCAATAGCGAAACAATACCTACAAGGCGAAAGCTCATCTCAGGAGCTTTCTCGCCTTCATTCCATACCATCGCGTCAAATACGTTACTGGGCACAAGTATTCGATATTCATGGCTCTCAGGCATTTATGCCTCATAGTTTTGCAAAAAATGCGCAAACTAAACTGCAAGCTTTAACTCATATGTGGACGAATGGTTGGTCTATCAGTCACACTAGTGCGGTTTTAAACTTTTCTTCCCCTGGCACAATCGCTGTTTGGCTCAAACAGTACGAAAGAGATGGCTTTCAGGGGCTTGAACGTAGCAGAGGACGACCCGTAATGAGTAGGCACCCTTTTATTCAAAACAAGAGCGATGACGAGAAAACACTGGAAGAGCTCAAAGAGGAGTTAGCGTACTTGCGAGCAGAGAATGCTGTCCTAAAAAAGTTAGAGGAGCTGGAACAGGAGAAACATCGTCGAACAAAGAAAAAACGAAAGTAG
- the moaE gene encoding molybdopterin synthase catalytic subunit MoaE, with protein sequence MANVSVQINDFSLSDEYDRLATGTSAGAVVTFVGKVRDMNLGDNVVGLSLEHYPGMTEKSLLDICDQAKQRWNIEAMTVIHRVGDLDIGDQIVFVGVSSAHRGDAFDACEFVMDFLKTKAPFWKKERTTDSVRWVESRESDALAANRWEQK encoded by the coding sequence ATGGCAAATGTATCTGTTCAGATTAATGACTTCTCTCTTTCTGATGAATATGATCGACTGGCAACAGGTACTTCGGCGGGTGCTGTGGTTACGTTTGTTGGAAAAGTGAGAGATATGAATCTAGGGGACAATGTTGTTGGGTTGTCTCTTGAACATTACCCAGGGATGACTGAAAAATCGCTACTCGATATTTGTGATCAAGCCAAACAGCGTTGGAACATTGAAGCGATGACTGTTATTCACAGAGTAGGGGACCTCGATATTGGTGATCAAATTGTATTCGTTGGTGTTTCCAGTGCGCACCGTGGTGATGCGTTTGATGCTTGTGAGTTTGTGATGGATTTCCTTAAAACCAAAGCACCATTTTGGAAAAAGGAACGTACTACGGATTCAGTTAGATGGGTAGAGTCTCGAGAGTCTGATGCATTGGCAGCAAACCGATGGGAACAAAAATAG
- a CDS encoding glutathione S-transferase family protein, which translates to MGKLVEGVWHDVWYDTKASNGKFVREDAGFRHWIEDKPNAEFQPESGRYHLYVSLACPWAHRTLVFRKLKGLEEHISVSVVSADMLSEGWQFDQPEELFGFTRMHQVYTQAKTDYTGRVTVPVLWDKKTKTIVSNESSEIIRMFNSEFNTLTGNNDDYYPESLRKEIEKWNEFVYPNINNGVYRCGFATTQEAYEEAYDQLFDALDTVEEQLASQRYLAGSQITEADWRLFTTLVRFDAVYVGHFKCNKKRIADYPNIQGYLKELYQVDGVKETTNFEHIKRHYYFSHTGINPTQVVPKGPALDLDSPHGRD; encoded by the coding sequence ATGGGTAAGTTAGTTGAAGGCGTTTGGCATGATGTTTGGTATGACACAAAAGCAAGTAATGGAAAGTTTGTTCGAGAAGATGCCGGTTTTCGCCATTGGATCGAAGACAAACCAAATGCTGAATTTCAGCCCGAGTCGGGACGTTATCACCTATACGTCTCGTTAGCTTGTCCTTGGGCGCATCGAACGTTAGTTTTTCGAAAGCTTAAAGGGTTAGAGGAACACATCTCGGTATCCGTAGTGAGTGCAGATATGCTCTCTGAAGGTTGGCAGTTTGATCAGCCAGAAGAATTGTTCGGTTTTACTCGAATGCATCAAGTGTACACGCAAGCTAAAACTGACTACACGGGAAGAGTGACTGTCCCTGTGCTTTGGGATAAGAAAACCAAAACCATTGTTAGCAATGAATCTTCTGAAATTATCAGAATGTTTAACAGCGAGTTTAATACGCTAACAGGCAATAATGACGACTATTACCCTGAGTCACTTCGTAAAGAAATAGAGAAGTGGAATGAATTTGTTTATCCAAACATCAACAATGGTGTTTATCGCTGTGGCTTTGCAACAACGCAAGAAGCTTATGAAGAAGCGTATGATCAGCTATTTGATGCGTTGGATACTGTTGAAGAGCAGTTAGCCTCTCAACGCTATTTAGCGGGTTCTCAGATTACAGAAGCTGACTGGCGCTTGTTTACCACACTGGTTCGTTTCGATGCGGTATACGTAGGGCATTTCAAATGTAATAAGAAACGCATCGCGGATTACCCAAATATTCAAGGGTATTTGAAAGAGCTGTATCAAGTTGACGGTGTTAAAGAAACCACTAATTTTGAACACATAAAAAGGCATTATTACTTCAGCCATACCGGGATTAACCCAACTCAAGTGGTGCCAAAAGGACCTGCGTTGGATTTGGATAGTCCTCACGGCAGAGATTAG
- a CDS encoding ABC transporter substrate-binding protein: MYKNKITQALLLGAGMAVAATSFSSLAADVPAGTKLAKVQELVRGNGAEIESVDPHKVSGVPESHVIRDLFEGLLNQDANGSLVPGVAESWETSDNQHYTFKLRKDAKWSNGDKITAHDFVFSFQRLVDPATASPYATYLGDAGVVNAKEIVEGTVKSHELGVKAIDDFTLKVSLKAPIPYFLKMLGHTSVKPVHKATVEKFGDAWTKPENFVGNGAYVLSQRVINEKTVLTRSETYWDNSKTVVNKVSFMPIESQVAEMNRFLSGELHISDSVPNEQFKRLEKEYPESVLISPLFCTYYYGFNNQQPPFDDKRVRKALSYAIDRDVITKAIWGQGQQPAYAFTPPITADFTQITPEYATWTQKERVEKAKALLAEAGYNKANPLKVNLLYNTNENHKKTAAAVQSMWKKSLGVNISIENQEWKTYVDNSEQHNFEVRRAGWCGDYNEASTFLSTMRSTASYNYQDFQSKEFDKLLDEAFLAVSDEEREAIYHKAEFLLADEMPIAPIFFYTKPRLLNPQVGGFPFENAEEMIYTKDLYLKAK, from the coding sequence ATGTATAAGAACAAAATCACTCAAGCACTTCTTCTAGGTGCTGGTATGGCAGTGGCTGCCACTTCGTTCTCCTCTCTTGCTGCTGATGTTCCAGCAGGCACAAAATTAGCGAAGGTTCAGGAACTGGTTCGTGGTAACGGTGCAGAAATTGAGTCTGTTGATCCACATAAAGTATCAGGTGTACCTGAATCGCATGTTATTCGAGACCTGTTTGAAGGTTTGTTAAACCAAGACGCTAACGGCTCTTTAGTTCCTGGTGTCGCAGAATCGTGGGAAACCTCAGATAATCAACATTACACATTTAAGCTACGTAAGGACGCTAAGTGGTCTAATGGCGATAAAATTACTGCTCATGATTTTGTATTCAGTTTTCAGCGCCTTGTTGACCCTGCAACAGCTTCACCGTACGCAACTTATCTAGGTGATGCCGGTGTAGTCAACGCAAAGGAAATTGTAGAGGGCACAGTAAAATCACATGAACTAGGTGTTAAAGCTATTGATGACTTCACTCTGAAAGTTTCCCTTAAAGCACCAATTCCATACTTCCTGAAAATGCTTGGTCATACCTCAGTTAAACCTGTTCATAAAGCAACTGTAGAGAAGTTTGGCGATGCTTGGACGAAGCCAGAGAACTTCGTTGGTAATGGTGCGTATGTTTTATCACAGCGTGTAATTAACGAGAAAACGGTTCTGACTCGTAGTGAAACTTACTGGGACAATTCAAAAACAGTTGTCAATAAAGTAAGCTTCATGCCGATTGAAAGCCAAGTAGCAGAAATGAACCGCTTTTTGTCGGGTGAGCTACATATATCTGATTCAGTTCCTAATGAGCAATTTAAACGCTTAGAGAAAGAATACCCAGAATCTGTTCTAATTTCGCCACTATTCTGTACCTACTACTATGGTTTCAATAACCAACAACCTCCATTTGATGACAAGCGAGTCCGTAAAGCACTTAGTTATGCAATTGATCGTGATGTAATTACTAAAGCAATTTGGGGGCAGGGTCAGCAACCAGCTTATGCTTTCACTCCACCAATCACTGCTGACTTTACTCAAATCACCCCAGAGTACGCGACTTGGACGCAAAAAGAGCGTGTGGAAAAAGCGAAAGCATTATTAGCGGAAGCGGGCTATAACAAAGCGAACCCTCTGAAAGTCAACCTTCTGTACAACACTAACGAAAACCACAAAAAAACTGCAGCAGCGGTTCAATCTATGTGGAAAAAGTCGTTGGGTGTTAACATTTCCATAGAAAACCAAGAATGGAAAACGTACGTAGACAACTCTGAGCAACATAATTTTGAAGTTCGTCGTGCAGGTTGGTGTGGCGATTACAATGAAGCGTCTACCTTCCTATCAACAATGCGCTCAACTGCTAGTTACAACTATCAGGATTTCCAAAGCAAGGAATTTGATAAGTTGCTTGATGAAGCATTTTTGGCGGTTAGTGATGAAGAGCGTGAAGCAATTTATCACAAAGCAGAGTTTTTGCTTGCAGATGAAATGCCAATCGCGCCAATTTTCTTCTACACCAAGCCTAGGCTACTCAATCCACAGGTTGGTGGTTTCCCATTCGAAAATGCTGAAGAAATGATCTACACAAAAGATCTATATCTTAAAGCGAAATAA
- a CDS encoding glycosyl hydrolase family 18 protein — protein MKHLSLCAIGVGLALSGSVIAAPATPTIDVYGSNNLQFSKVVLEMQTVKGYNQMVQYKDLADIAVKFNQWSGTTGDTYKVFFDGVEVASGPISGSTTTAAFQYGKGGVYSLEVAACDATGCSKSAPQEITIADTDGSHLKPLVMNVDPNNKTYNTDPNTVVGTYFVEWGIYGRNYTVDNIPADNLTHILYGFIPICGPNESLKSVGGNSFKALQDACQGVNDYEVVIHDPWAAFMKDFKHAGHTFNSPIKGNYAMMMALKQRNPDLKIIPSIGGWTLSDPFFDFTTKANRDTFVASVKKFLTTWKFYDGVDIDWEFPGGGGQNANLGDPVNDGPAYIALMQELRVMLDQLQVETGRTYELTSAIGVGYDKLEDVDYAAAVQHMDYIFAMTYDFYGGWNNVPGHQTALYCGNFMRPGQCDGTGTDADGVPYKGPAYTTDNAIKILLAQGVPANKLVVGTAMYGRGWDGVMPSSLTDPTDPMTGTGSGKLTGTEEQGVWEAGVIDYKGIKANMLGANNQGINGFEYGYDEVAEAPYVWNRSNGKLISFDDDRSVKAKGAYVRSLGLAGLFSWEIDADNGDILNAMHEGLATIGGNRTPVAKAGADVSVEGPAKVTLDASASKDLDGTIASYAWTQVSGPAVTITSANAAVASVDFAAVTATQTYVFEVTVTDNEGAAATDRVAVTVSAKGVNTAPVAAVSAPAQVSAGATVVVDASASTDADNDTLTYTWDVPAGLNATVQGSKVTFTAASYNVDTTLNFTVSVSDGKASSSAQAAVLVKKNVVDPTCDVTGINVYPNWPQVDWAGNPNHAKTGDQLVHNGVIYKANWYTTSVPGSDGSWSTVCTVAK, from the coding sequence ATGAAACATCTTAGCTTATGCGCTATCGGTGTTGGACTGGCTCTATCAGGTTCCGTCATCGCCGCACCAGCAACACCAACTATCGACGTATATGGTTCAAATAACCTACAGTTCTCTAAAGTAGTTTTGGAGATGCAAACGGTTAAAGGTTACAACCAAATGGTTCAGTATAAAGACCTTGCTGATATTGCCGTGAAGTTTAACCAATGGAGTGGTACAACAGGAGATACGTACAAAGTCTTCTTTGACGGTGTTGAGGTTGCATCTGGTCCAATTTCTGGTTCAACGACGACAGCAGCTTTCCAATACGGTAAAGGTGGTGTTTACTCCCTAGAGGTCGCAGCTTGTGATGCAACTGGATGTAGCAAGAGTGCACCCCAAGAAATTACAATTGCAGACACTGACGGCTCTCATTTGAAGCCATTGGTTATGAATGTTGATCCTAACAACAAAACTTACAACACTGACCCAAATACTGTTGTTGGTACTTACTTTGTTGAATGGGGAATTTACGGCAGAAACTACACAGTAGATAATATCCCTGCAGACAACCTAACGCATATCCTATATGGCTTCATCCCTATCTGTGGACCAAATGAATCTCTGAAATCTGTAGGTGGAAATAGCTTCAAAGCTCTTCAAGATGCATGTCAGGGTGTGAACGACTATGAAGTCGTAATCCACGACCCTTGGGCCGCATTCATGAAAGATTTCAAACATGCTGGTCACACGTTCAACTCGCCAATCAAAGGCAACTACGCCATGATGATGGCGCTTAAGCAACGTAACCCAGACCTTAAGATCATCCCTTCTATCGGTGGATGGACACTATCTGACCCGTTCTTTGACTTCACAACGAAAGCTAACCGAGACACATTTGTTGCATCGGTTAAGAAGTTCCTTACAACATGGAAATTCTACGACGGCGTTGATATTGACTGGGAATTCCCAGGTGGCGGTGGTCAAAACGCTAATTTAGGTGACCCAGTAAATGATGGTCCTGCTTATATCGCTCTTATGCAAGAACTGCGTGTAATGCTTGATCAACTTCAAGTTGAAACAGGTCGTACATACGAGCTAACTTCCGCTATTGGTGTTGGCTACGATAAATTGGAAGACGTAGATTACGCAGCGGCAGTTCAGCACATGGACTACATCTTTGCGATGACTTACGACTTCTACGGCGGTTGGAACAATGTTCCTGGACACCAAACAGCACTGTACTGTGGTAACTTTATGCGCCCAGGTCAGTGTGATGGAACTGGTACAGACGCTGATGGCGTACCTTACAAAGGTCCTGCATACACCACTGATAACGCAATTAAGATTCTTCTAGCTCAAGGCGTTCCTGCTAATAAACTTGTCGTAGGTACTGCTATGTACGGTCGTGGTTGGGATGGTGTAATGCCTTCTAGCTTGACAGATCCTACAGACCCAATGACAGGTACTGGTTCAGGTAAACTTACAGGTACTGAAGAGCAAGGCGTTTGGGAAGCAGGCGTAATTGATTACAAAGGTATTAAAGCGAATATGCTTGGTGCAAACAACCAAGGTATCAATGGCTTTGAATACGGCTATGACGAAGTAGCTGAAGCTCCTTATGTATGGAACCGTTCAAACGGAAAACTGATTTCATTTGATGATGATCGCTCTGTGAAAGCCAAAGGCGCTTACGTTCGTAGCCTAGGTCTTGCAGGTCTATTCTCTTGGGAAATCGATGCGGATAACGGCGACATCCTAAATGCTATGCACGAGGGTCTTGCGACTATCGGTGGTAACCGTACTCCAGTTGCAAAAGCAGGGGCTGACGTTTCTGTAGAAGGCCCAGCAAAAGTAACGCTTGATGCAAGTGCTTCTAAAGATCTTGATGGCACAATCGCAAGCTACGCTTGGACACAAGTATCGGGTCCAGCGGTCACTATCACTAGCGCAAATGCTGCGGTAGCTTCTGTTGATTTCGCAGCTGTAACGGCTACTCAAACTTACGTATTTGAAGTAACGGTAACAGATAACGAAGGCGCAGCAGCAACTGACCGTGTCGCTGTTACTGTAAGTGCTAAAGGCGTGAATACTGCACCAGTAGCAGCAGTTTCGGCTCCTGCACAAGTTAGCGCTGGCGCAACAGTTGTGGTTGACGCAAGTGCTTCAACTGATGCTGACAATGACACTCTAACTTACACTTGGGATGTTCCAGCAGGTCTAAATGCGACAGTTCAAGGTTCAAAAGTAACCTTTACTGCTGCTAGCTACAATGTAGACACAACATTGAACTTCACTGTATCTGTAAGTGATGGTAAAGCGTCAAGCTCTGCTCAAGCTGCGGTTCTAGTTAAGAAGAACGTTGTAGACCCAACTTGTGATGTAACAGGTATCAACGTATACCCTAACTGGCCACAAGTAGACTGGGCAGGTAACCCTAATCACGCTAAAACAGGTGACCAATTGGTTCACAACGGTGTCATCTACAAAGCAAACTGGTACACCACTTCTGTACCAGGTTCAGACGGTAGCTGGTCTACTGTTTGTACTGTAGCTAAATAA